A stretch of Hydractinia symbiolongicarpus strain clone_291-10 chromosome 9, HSymV2.1, whole genome shotgun sequence DNA encodes these proteins:
- the LOC130658040 gene encoding reticulon-3-like: protein MSEVQENVISESENNENTKVHDEFQGEDEEERENVPTSSTEVVERMAHEGVEEIVSDENEDGSRGIIDGFDTDTKPTLTNGSTENISSVVEEDPGFQSKPTDLVSLKSPLAVWMVEKNVSPKVMDTIYWKDIKRTGCIFGGILFLLLSLNCYPLISVVTTFALGFLCVCFLYHIGMTVFNVVQKTTAEHPFKNLLEQNIEIPEEVVSQLSTSICKFINAEIKCCQRLFLIENLFESVKFGIILWLVSYVSCWFSLLTMIILSVITLFTVPKLYEEKQTEIDRCFCVVKGKLCDVTKQLEQKVPEKFKKYLCKDKKE, encoded by the exons ATGAGTGAAGTACAAGAAAACGTAATTTCTGAATCAGAGAATAATGAAAACACAAAAGTGCACGATGAATTTCAAggagaagatgaagaagaacgTGAAAATGTTCCCACTTCATCAACCGAGGTTGTTGAAAGGATGGCCCATGAAGGAGTGGAAGAAATCGTTTCAGACGAGAATGAAGATGGTTCTCGTGGCATTATAGATGGTTTTGATACGGATACTAAACCCACTTTGACAAATGGTTCAACTGAAAATATTTCATCTGTTGTTGAGGAAGATCCAGGATTTCAATCAAAACCTACAG ATTTAGTCTCATTAAAAAGCCCGCTTGCAGTCTGGAtggttgaaaaaaatgttagccCAAAAG TCATGGACACTATATACTGGAAAGACATCAAACGTACAGGATGCATATTTGGCGGCATCTTGTTTCTGCTACTCTCGCTTAACTGTTATCCGTTAATCAGCGTAGTCACTACATTTGCATTAGGATTTCTGTGTGTTTGTTTTCTGTACCACATTGGGATGACAGTGTTTAATGTAGTTCAAAAGACAACGGCAGAGCACCCATTCAA AAACCTTCTCGAGCAAAATATTGAGATACCTGAGGAAGTG GTATCTCAACTATCAACCAGTATTTGTAAATTTATCAATGCAGAAATTAAGTGTTGTCAGCGTTTATTTTTGATTGAAAATTTGTTTGAATCAGTGAAG TTTGGTATAATCTTGTGGCTGGTTTCTTATGTCAGTTGCTGGTTCAGTCTCTTGACAATGATCATATTGA GTGTCATTACACTTTTTACTGTACCAAAGTTATATGAAGAAAAACAG ACTGAAATTGATCGTTGCTTCTGTGTTGTGAAAGGAAAGTTATGTGATGTCACGAAACA GTTGGAACAGAAGGTGCCAGAGAAGTTTAAGAAGTATTTATGCAAAGACAAGAAGGAATAA
- the LOC130658035 gene encoding L-2-hydroxyglutarate dehydrogenase, mitochondrial-like, with the protein MHTQEACVLIRIRRFVQVWKYFRMSITYRFVFQLTSMKTLGRCGSFAAIKRCYHNGNYDVAIVGGGIVGLATAQELVERQPALKCILLEKENVLAKHQTGHNSGVIHAGMYYTPGSLRAKLCVEGLDLTYKYCDEYKIPYKKVGKLVVATSKDEIPYLQHLYDRGQQNNVSGLSLITEHEIKQIEPYCQGVAALHSPNTGIVDFAEIARKCGDVFTSRGGTIVNGYEVTDLKYSSLAEQDEKGHAYPVNIHGLDKPPLSCRYVITCSGLYSDKLAALTGCDNEPRIVPIRGDYFTLRPEKNYLVRGNIYPVPNPQFPFLGFHFTPRMDGSVWMGPNAILSFKREGYNRLDFDLKDTINSLTYRGFQRLLLKHWKFAVTELLDTFYVQRIAQRLQKLVPEIELKDLQRGPCGIRAQALDRDGNLVDDFVFDFGEGQLGERCLHVRNAPSPAATSSLAIAKMVVGKFQKEILRGNI; encoded by the exons ATGCATACTCAAGAAGCCTGTGTGTTAATAAGGATAAGACGTTTTGTGCAAGTATGGAAATATTTTAGGATGAGTATAACTTATAGATTTGTGTTTCAATTGACTTCAATGAAGACCTTGGGAAGATGTGGAAGTTTTGCGGCTATTAAAAG ATGCTATCATAATGGGAACTATGACGTGGCTATTGTTGGTGGTGGTATTGTTGGTCTAGCAACAGCACAAGAGTTGGTTGAAAGACAACCAGCCTTGAAGTGTATACTATTGGAAAAGGAGAATGTTTTAG CAAAGCATCAAACTGGTCACAACAGCGGCGTAATACATGCTGGCATGTACTATACACCTGGCTCATTGCGAGCAAAATTATGTGTCGAAGGTCTTGATTTAACATATAAATATTGTGATGAATACAAAATTCCTTATAAAAAAGTTGGAAAG ttagTTGTCGCCACGTCCAAAGATGAAATTCCATACTTGCAACACTTGTATGACCGTGGACAACAAAACAATGTGTCAGGGTTATCTTTGATTACTGAACATGAAATAAAACAGATTGAACCGTATTGCCAG gGCGTAGCAGCGCTACATTCACCAAACACTGGTATAGTTGACTTTGCAGAGATTGCACGAAAGTGTGGCGACGTGTTTACAAGTAGAGGTGGCACAATTGTTAATGGTTATGAA GTTACTGATCTTAAGTATTCTTCGTTGGCGGAACAAGATGAAAAAG gACATGCTTACCCAGTCAATATTCATGGTCTGGACAAG CCTCCACTATCATGTCGTTACGTCATCACATGCAGTGGCTTGTATTCAGATAAACTAGCTGCTCTCACTGGATGCGACAACGAACCGAGAATTGTTCCTATTCGTGGAGATTACTTTACATTGCGGCCTGAGAAGAACTATCTAGTGCGAGGAAATATTTACCCA GTGCCAAACCCACAGTTTCCGTTTCTTGGTTTTCACTTCACACCAAGAATGGATGGTAGTGTGTGGATGGGACCAAACGCAATTTTGTCTTTTAAAAGAGAAGGTTATAACAGATTGGATTTTGACTTGAAAGACACAATAAATTCTCTCACATACAG AGGATTTCAACGTTTGTTACTAAAGCATTGGAAGTTTGCTGTTACCGAACTTCTCGACACTTTTTACGTTCAAAGAATTGCTCAGAGATTACAAAAACTTGTTCCAGAAATTGAGCTGAAAGATCTTCAAAG AGGTCCATGTGGGATTCGAGCTCAAGCCTTGGATCGTGATGGTAACCTTGTCGATGACTTTGTTTTCGATTTCGGCGAAGGGCAATTGGGAGAGCGTTGTCTGCACGTGCGCAATGCTCCCTCCCCCGCCGCAACGTCGTCTCTTGCAATTGCCAAGATGGTGGTCGGAAAATTTCAGAAAGAGATTTTACGTGGAAATATTTAG